One window of the Chryseobacterium sp. CY350 genome contains the following:
- a CDS encoding acyl carrier protein — MSDIASRVKAIIADKLDVEETEVTPEASFTNDLGADSLDTVELIMEFEKEFNIQIPDDQAEKITTVGHAIAYIEEVVNK, encoded by the coding sequence ATGTCAGACATTGCATCAAGAGTAAAAGCTATCATCGCTGATAAGCTTGACGTTGAAGAAACAGAGGTAACTCCAGAGGCTAGCTTCACAAATGATTTAGGAGCTGACTCACTTGATACCGTTGAGTTAATCATGGAATTTGAAAAAGAATTTAACATTCAGATCCCTGATGACCAAGCTGAAAAAATTACTACTGTAGGGCACGCGATTGCTTACATTGAAGAAGTAGTAAATAAATAA
- the fabF gene encoding beta-ketoacyl-ACP synthase II, whose protein sequence is MELKRVVVTGFGALTPIGNNANEYWENLIKGESGAAPTTLFDATNFKTRFACEVKNFDPLQHFDKKDAKKMDRNTQLGMVAAREAIAHSRIMEDNVDKHRVGVIWGSGIGGLETFETEVLGWANTDIPRFNPFFIPKMIADITPGHISIEYGFHGPNYTTVSACASSANALIDSKMLIQLGKADVIVCGGSEAAVTASGVGGFNAMMALSTRNDDPKTASRPFDKDRDGFVLGEGAGAIILEEYEHALKRGATIYAELLGGGMSADAHHMTAPHPEGLGAYLVMKNCLEDAGLTADEVDHINMHGTSTPLGDQAESSAISKLFGEHAYNIQINSTKSMTGHLLGAAGVIEAIAALGSIIHGIVPPTINHFTDDEKIDSRLNFTFNNAVKKDVKVAMSNTFGFGGHNACVLFKKI, encoded by the coding sequence ATGGAATTAAAAAGAGTAGTTGTAACCGGTTTTGGCGCCTTAACACCCATCGGTAATAATGCGAATGAATACTGGGAAAACCTTATCAAAGGTGAGAGCGGAGCCGCTCCGACTACTCTTTTTGATGCCACAAACTTTAAAACAAGATTTGCCTGCGAAGTGAAAAACTTCGATCCTTTACAGCACTTTGATAAAAAAGATGCTAAAAAGATGGATCGTAACACTCAACTTGGGATGGTCGCTGCTCGTGAGGCAATTGCTCACTCCAGGATTATGGAAGACAATGTAGATAAACACAGAGTCGGAGTAATTTGGGGTTCAGGAATTGGTGGTTTAGAAACTTTTGAAACTGAGGTTTTAGGGTGGGCAAACACAGATATTCCTAGATTCAACCCGTTTTTTATTCCGAAAATGATTGCGGATATTACACCTGGACATATTTCTATAGAGTATGGTTTCCACGGTCCCAATTATACGACGGTTTCTGCTTGTGCTTCATCTGCAAACGCATTGATTGATTCTAAAATGCTGATCCAGCTGGGAAAGGCAGACGTTATTGTTTGCGGAGGCTCAGAAGCTGCCGTTACAGCAAGTGGCGTTGGTGGTTTCAATGCGATGATGGCACTTTCAACAAGAAATGATGATCCGAAAACAGCATCAAGGCCTTTTGACAAAGACAGAGATGGTTTTGTTTTGGGCGAAGGTGCAGGAGCAATTATTCTTGAAGAATATGAACACGCGTTAAAACGTGGTGCAACGATATATGCAGAATTATTAGGTGGCGGTATGAGTGCTGATGCACATCACATGACGGCGCCGCATCCTGAAGGTTTGGGAGCTTATTTAGTAATGAAAAATTGTTTGGAAGATGCAGGTTTAACTGCTGATGAAGTAGACCATATCAATATGCATGGTACCTCTACTCCATTAGGAGATCAGGCAGAATCTAGTGCAATTTCTAAATTATTCGGTGAGCACGCTTATAACATTCAGATTAATTCTACAAAATCAATGACAGGTCACCTTTTGGGTGCAGCCGGAGTTATTGAGGCTATTGCTGCTTTGGGATCTATCATCCATGGTATTGTTCCTCCTACAATCAATCATTTTACCGATGATGAAAAAATCGACAGTAGATTGAATTTTACATTCAATAATGCTGTAAAGAAAGATGTGAAAGTAGCTATGAGTAACACTTTTGGGTTTGGTGGGCATAATGCTTGCGTTCTTTTCAAGAAAATCTAA
- a CDS encoding lmo0937 family membrane protein → MRSLLWLVAVICIIVWLLGMLNVVPGIGTSSLVHVLLVIAIIVVLYNIISGRKPLD, encoded by the coding sequence ATGAGAAGTTTACTATGGTTAGTCGCAGTTATTTGTATCATTGTTTGGCTATTAGGAATGCTGAATGTAGTACCTGGAATTGGTACAAGTTCATTAGTTCATGTATTACTGGTAATTGCCATTATTGTGGTTCTTTACAATATTATTAGCGGAAGAAAACCACTTGACTAA
- the rpsU gene encoding 30S ribosomal protein S21, giving the protein MLIIPVKDGESIDRALKKYKRKFDKTGTVRQLRSRQAFIKPSVTLRQSRLKAAYKQRGLSKEEQA; this is encoded by the coding sequence ATGTTAATAATACCTGTAAAGGATGGTGAATCCATCGATAGAGCACTTAAAAAATACAAGAGAAAATTTGATAAAACTGGTACAGTTCGTCAATTAAGATCTAGACAAGCTTTTATTAAGCCTTCTGTAACTCTTAGACAATCTAGACTGAAAGCAGCTTATAAGCAAAGAGGATTAAGCAAGGAAGAACAAGCTTAA
- a CDS encoding sensor histidine kinase produces MSLKRKIALTISISFSLLFGIVLIIIYVSFNDFRKEEFRERFVRRLDFTTNFISKSKNFEEEAPIFFNENSDNILLNETILIFNSKKELIYSTVKDREVTWDKHLLEEVDQKKSVHLEKKYPEVYAALRNINGENYYILTSAFDTNGQSKLDYLKYLLITAYITCTLLIGFFSYYFMGRFLRPLEDLNNEISEITAHKLTTQVVVEQSNDEISILARSFNTMIMRLNDVFQSQKDFTASASHEIRTPITRMAFQLENLIKLEQHAPETLSALKQMLKDVYQLSDLTNSLLLLTKFDKENIQTIYEEVRIDEVIFEAFERVQKSFPNLTMDFLISENTSDQSFLTINGVQSLLNIVFINLFKNAAVYSDNAEAKVLITETESQLTVDVVSAGNTISPEEQPRLFDAFMRGNNSQNITGSGLGLRIAKRILEYHNAKIIYSSATQRMNKFSVTFNK; encoded by the coding sequence ATGTCTTTAAAAAGGAAAATTGCGCTTACGATCAGCATTTCGTTCTCATTACTTTTTGGTATTGTTCTCATTATTATTTATGTTTCTTTTAATGATTTCAGGAAAGAAGAATTTCGTGAAAGATTTGTACGGAGATTAGATTTTACGACAAATTTCATATCAAAATCTAAGAATTTTGAGGAAGAAGCTCCTATTTTTTTTAATGAAAACTCGGATAACATACTTTTGAACGAAACCATTCTTATTTTTAATTCAAAAAAAGAGCTCATTTACAGTACGGTAAAAGATAGGGAAGTCACTTGGGATAAACATTTGCTGGAAGAGGTAGATCAGAAAAAGTCTGTACATCTTGAGAAAAAATATCCCGAAGTTTATGCGGCATTACGAAACATTAATGGTGAAAATTACTACATCCTCACAAGTGCTTTTGATACCAATGGGCAGTCAAAATTAGACTATCTAAAATATCTTTTGATCACAGCTTACATTACCTGTACCTTACTTATAGGTTTTTTCAGTTACTATTTTATGGGACGGTTTCTTCGTCCGTTGGAAGATCTGAATAATGAAATTTCTGAAATTACAGCCCACAAACTTACTACTCAGGTTGTCGTAGAACAGTCGAATGATGAAATAAGTATTCTGGCGAGATCTTTTAATACAATGATCATGCGGCTGAACGATGTTTTTCAGTCACAGAAAGACTTTACAGCAAGTGCTTCCCACGAAATTCGGACTCCGATCACGAGAATGGCTTTCCAGCTGGAAAATTTAATTAAGCTCGAACAGCATGCTCCGGAAACGTTATCAGCATTAAAACAGATGCTGAAAGATGTCTACCAACTTTCAGATCTTACGAATTCTCTTTTGCTTCTGACTAAATTTGACAAAGAAAATATTCAGACAATTTATGAAGAAGTAAGGATTGACGAGGTGATTTTTGAAGCTTTCGAGCGTGTTCAAAAAAGTTTTCCTAATCTTACGATGGATTTTCTGATCTCAGAAAATACTTCTGACCAATCTTTTCTTACCATCAACGGAGTTCAGTCATTACTCAACATAGTTTTTATTAATCTTTTTAAAAATGCTGCCGTATATTCTGACAATGCTGAGGCTAAAGTTTTAATTACAGAAACAGAATCTCAACTTACTGTTGACGTTGTTTCAGCCGGGAACACAATTTCACCAGAAGAACAGCCAAGACTATTCGATGCCTTTATGCGCGGAAATAATTCTCAAAATATTACAGGTTCAGGGCTCGGACTAAGAATTGCAAAAAGAATCCTGGAGTATCATAATGCGAAAATTATATACAGTTCGGCCACACAACGTATGAATAAATTTAGCGTTACTTTTAATAAATAG
- a CDS encoding aldehyde dehydrogenase family protein — protein MEKLIESKLIKADSAFKQWKNITFEERQRLIAKAAELFRSRSEEFGTIITKEMNKPISQSIAEVEKCAVMMAYYANAENVLSPDKIESEYQISEIHYVPKGVVLGVMPWNFPFWQVLRFAIPTILAGNTVVLKHASICFGSGNAIEETLLKAGFPEGVFQNLEVGHKEVKEILEHPTVKAVSLTGSEKAGAEVASIAGQKIKKSLLELGGSDAFIILDDAELDEAAKVGALARLQNCGQTCVAAKRFIIQKNIEFDFLPKFIEEYKKYVPSDPMNKDTKIGGMAKADLAEDLEKQYQKALDNGAEAIIPLERISETEFIPGLITVKEGNPILQEELFGPLGMIMIAENDDEALEMANNIPFGLSNSVWTKNAERQKFFIDGLESGTVNINRMTSSDPRFPFGGTKSSGYGTELSLLALKEFVTAKTILGK, from the coding sequence ATGGAAAAATTAATAGAAAGCAAGTTGATAAAAGCGGATAGTGCTTTTAAACAATGGAAAAATATAACGTTTGAAGAACGACAAAGGCTGATTGCAAAAGCTGCGGAATTGTTCAGAAGTAGATCTGAAGAATTCGGTACAATAATAACGAAAGAGATGAATAAGCCCATTTCGCAATCTATTGCAGAAGTTGAAAAATGTGCTGTGATGATGGCTTATTACGCTAATGCCGAAAATGTTTTGAGTCCTGATAAGATTGAATCTGAATATCAAATTTCAGAAATTCACTACGTACCGAAAGGAGTAGTTTTAGGAGTGATGCCTTGGAATTTTCCTTTTTGGCAGGTTCTGAGATTTGCGATACCCACAATTTTAGCCGGAAATACAGTTGTTTTAAAGCACGCTTCAATCTGTTTTGGAAGCGGAAATGCTATTGAAGAAACGTTGTTAAAAGCTGGTTTTCCTGAAGGCGTTTTTCAAAATCTGGAAGTCGGACACAAAGAAGTAAAAGAAATTCTTGAACATCCGACTGTTAAAGCAGTAAGTCTTACCGGAAGTGAAAAAGCCGGCGCAGAAGTCGCGTCAATTGCCGGACAGAAAATCAAAAAGTCGTTGCTGGAGTTAGGAGGAAGTGATGCTTTTATTATTTTGGATGATGCCGAATTAGACGAAGCTGCGAAAGTTGGTGCTTTGGCAAGACTTCAAAACTGCGGACAGACTTGTGTAGCTGCCAAAAGATTTATTATTCAGAAAAATATTGAATTTGATTTCTTACCAAAATTTATTGAAGAATATAAAAAATATGTTCCCTCAGATCCTATGAATAAGGATACAAAGATTGGTGGGATGGCAAAAGCTGATTTGGCTGAAGATTTAGAAAAACAATATCAGAAGGCTTTAGATAATGGTGCGGAAGCGATTATTCCTCTAGAAAGAATTTCTGAAACTGAATTTATTCCAGGTTTAATTACTGTGAAAGAAGGAAATCCTATATTGCAAGAGGAATTGTTTGGACCGCTCGGGATGATTATGATTGCCGAAAACGATGATGAAGCTTTAGAAATGGCAAACAATATTCCGTTTGGACTTTCAAATTCTGTGTGGACAAAAAATGCAGAAAGACAAAAATTTTTCATCGATGGGTTGGAATCTGGAACTGTGAACATTAACAGGATGACCAGCTCTGACCCTCGTTTTCCGTTTGGAGGAACAAAATCTTCAGGTTACGGAACTGAACTTTCTTTATTAGCTTTAAAAGAATTTGTTACCGCTAAAACAATCTTAGGAAAATAA
- a CDS encoding HPF/RaiA family ribosome-associated protein, whose protein sequence is MKISVQAIGLTPHEPLESHVDKKVSKLNTFYDKIQECKVFLKVENNSDKANKTTELILVVPGEDIVVKKTSSSFEESLDQCVDAAKKLLIKKKELA, encoded by the coding sequence ATGAAGATTTCAGTACAAGCAATCGGCTTAACTCCGCACGAACCGCTAGAGTCACATGTTGACAAAAAAGTAAGTAAGCTTAATACGTTTTATGACAAGATTCAGGAATGCAAAGTGTTTTTGAAAGTTGAAAATAATTCTGATAAGGCCAACAAAACAACAGAGCTTATTTTGGTTGTTCCGGGCGAAGATATTGTAGTAAAAAAGACAAGTTCGAGTTTTGAAGAAAGTTTAGATCAATGCGTGGATGCCGCTAAGAAACTGTTAATCAAGAAAAAAGAATTAGCTTAA
- the pyk gene encoding pyruvate kinase: MNKYLKKTKIIATLGPASSSKEVMLGLMKAGVDVFRINFSHADYDLVRTNIQSIRELNKEYGYSVGILADLQGPKLRVGVVKEGSYLNPGDILTFTNEKIEGDSTKVYMTYQQFPQDVNVGERILIDDGKLVLEVLETNKIDTVKAKTIQGGPLSSKKGVNLPNTNVSLPALTEKDILDANFMLDMEVDWIALSFVRHAQDIIDLKELISKHPKGKLKTPIIAKIEKPEGVKNIDQILLECDGLMVARGDLGVEVPMEEVPAIQKTLVEKARFYSKPVIIATQMMETMINSLTPTRAEVNDVANSVLDGADAVMLSGETSVGRYPIQVVENMAKIVQNIEQTNFYQHKNEPIEKDFNCIDERFITNRVCLAAVRIAKSTNVSAIVTLTNSGYTAFQISAHRPNSHIIVYSANKRVITMLNLLWGVRAYYYDMHKSTDETIIQVNMLTHNHGYIETGDFVININATPSYEGGKTNTLRLTTI, encoded by the coding sequence ATGAATAAGTATTTAAAGAAGACAAAAATTATTGCAACGCTTGGGCCAGCTTCCTCTTCGAAGGAAGTGATGTTGGGATTGATGAAAGCCGGTGTTGACGTATTTAGAATAAATTTTTCGCACGCCGACTACGATCTTGTTCGTACCAATATTCAAAGCATTAGAGAACTAAATAAAGAGTATGGATATTCTGTTGGTATTCTGGCAGATTTACAGGGGCCTAAACTTAGAGTTGGTGTTGTAAAAGAAGGTTCATATTTGAACCCAGGAGATATCTTGACATTTACAAACGAAAAGATCGAAGGTGACTCAACAAAAGTTTATATGACTTATCAGCAGTTTCCTCAAGATGTAAATGTTGGTGAAAGAATTTTGATTGATGACGGTAAATTGGTTTTGGAAGTTCTTGAAACCAACAAAATAGATACTGTAAAGGCTAAAACGATCCAGGGTGGACCACTGAGTTCTAAAAAAGGAGTTAATCTTCCTAACACCAATGTTTCGCTTCCGGCACTGACTGAAAAGGATATTCTTGATGCCAACTTTATGCTGGATATGGAAGTGGACTGGATTGCCCTTTCTTTTGTACGTCACGCACAGGATATCATCGATTTGAAAGAATTGATTTCTAAGCATCCAAAGGGAAAACTGAAAACTCCTATTATTGCAAAGATTGAGAAACCTGAAGGTGTAAAAAATATTGATCAGATATTACTAGAATGCGACGGATTGATGGTTGCCCGTGGTGATCTTGGAGTAGAGGTTCCGATGGAAGAAGTTCCTGCGATTCAGAAAACTCTGGTTGAGAAAGCGAGATTCTACTCTAAGCCGGTAATTATTGCTACTCAGATGATGGAAACGATGATCAACAGTTTAACACCAACAAGAGCTGAAGTAAATGATGTTGCCAACTCTGTATTGGATGGAGCTGACGCAGTGATGCTTTCCGGTGAAACGTCTGTAGGTAGATATCCTATTCAGGTGGTAGAAAATATGGCGAAAATTGTTCAGAATATCGAACAGACAAATTTTTATCAGCACAAAAACGAGCCGATCGAAAAAGATTTCAACTGTATAGACGAAAGATTTATTACAAACAGAGTCTGCCTTGCTGCCGTAAGAATTGCAAAAAGCACCAATGTTTCTGCAATCGTTACACTTACAAATTCAGGATATACAGCATTCCAGATTTCTGCTCACAGACCCAATTCTCATATCATCGTTTACAGTGCCAACAAGCGTGTTATTACAATGCTAAATCTACTTTGGGGAGTTCGTGCTTATTATTACGACATGCATAAATCTACGGATGAAACTATCATTCAGGTGAATATGTTGACGCACAATCACGGTTATATTGAAACCGGCGACTTTGTCATCAACATTAATGCTACACCTTCGTACGAAGGCGGAAAAACGAATACTTTGAGATTAACAACCATTTAA
- a CDS encoding TolC family protein has product MNKIAGLFVVISTIITAQQQMTLLDCENAFQVNNLQLLAEQYNINMADADILQAKIWELPQMSGYINAYNPEDRKILDAGKAKGFEVTQLIYMGGKKKNEIAFAKSNKELAQLQFSQLLVELRTQLHTNYYNLYYEKLKLQNTNKQLGYMNDLLKAYKNQSAKGNVSLKDEVRLQSIVIQLNNDKLGITKNILEFEQSLKVITGITENIEPEMSDVDAKSLLALQPFGDESDLKRKAIENNADYLFYLKLIDNSKLYAQWQKSLNVPDLNVGAEYDQNSGTFRNEVNLKVGIPIPLWKVNKGNVQKANYAIQQNHKNAEFQRLNLETKVQSSFQIWKNQYDQLLEIKSTDLDNLDLVYNGMLKNFRSGNVNLIDFTDFMESYRQTSLQIYDMKNQLIQSAEQLNQLIQTKIFF; this is encoded by the coding sequence ATGAACAAAATTGCAGGGTTGTTCGTTGTTATATCTACAATAATAACAGCGCAACAGCAAATGACGCTTTTGGATTGCGAAAATGCCTTTCAGGTAAATAATCTTCAGCTTCTTGCCGAGCAGTACAATATCAACATGGCCGATGCGGATATTCTGCAAGCCAAAATCTGGGAACTTCCACAAATGAGCGGCTACATCAATGCGTATAATCCGGAAGACAGAAAAATATTAGATGCAGGTAAAGCAAAAGGTTTTGAAGTGACACAGCTGATCTACATGGGTGGAAAAAAGAAAAATGAGATCGCTTTTGCAAAATCTAATAAAGAATTGGCGCAGCTTCAGTTTTCTCAACTTCTTGTTGAGCTGAGAACTCAACTACATACCAATTATTACAATCTATACTACGAAAAATTAAAACTTCAAAATACAAATAAGCAATTAGGTTATATGAATGACCTTTTGAAAGCTTACAAAAATCAGTCTGCCAAAGGAAATGTATCTTTAAAAGACGAGGTGAGGTTGCAAAGTATTGTCATTCAGTTGAATAATGATAAACTGGGAATTACAAAAAATATTCTTGAGTTTGAGCAAAGCTTAAAGGTTATCACAGGAATTACAGAAAATATAGAGCCGGAGATGTCTGATGTGGATGCTAAAAGCCTTCTTGCATTACAACCTTTCGGGGACGAATCTGATTTGAAGAGAAAAGCTATTGAGAACAACGCAGACTATTTATTTTATTTAAAACTTATTGATAATTCTAAGCTCTATGCACAATGGCAAAAATCTCTCAATGTTCCGGATCTGAACGTGGGAGCAGAATATGATCAGAATTCGGGAACATTCAGAAATGAGGTCAACCTAAAAGTTGGAATTCCCATACCGCTCTGGAAAGTAAATAAAGGAAATGTACAAAAAGCAAATTATGCCATTCAGCAGAATCACAAAAATGCAGAATTTCAAAGGCTGAATCTTGAAACGAAAGTACAGTCGTCCTTCCAGATCTGGAAGAATCAATATGATCAATTGCTGGAAATAAAATCTACTGATCTGGATAATCTTGATCTCGTGTATAACGGAATGCTGAAGAATTTCCGAAGCGGAAACGTAAATCTGATAGATTTTACAGACTTTATGGAAAGTTACCGTCAGACTTCACTGCAGATTTACGATATGAAAAATCAATTAATACAATCTGCCGAGCAACTCAATCAACTTATACAAACGAAAATTTTCTTTTAA
- a CDS encoding IPExxxVDY family protein produces MEIQKLYDLDDIEFEDITIGLVRLAKNIPDHEFFFKININNDLKFSRIKDLVFNGIYYDYFFPRYEGYHKYTKTCFTFIANKSSESNQKKLQTELFAEEDNIKFLLNNQTEVEYILHSSEQFPDFSVILLPENLVFPIQDYNLSSEEELYQIIQYYE; encoded by the coding sequence TTGGAAATCCAAAAACTGTATGATCTAGACGATATAGAATTTGAAGATATCACCATAGGTTTGGTGAGATTAGCCAAAAATATACCCGATCACGAGTTTTTTTTCAAAATAAATATCAATAACGATCTTAAATTTTCTAGAATTAAAGATCTCGTTTTTAACGGCATTTACTATGATTATTTTTTTCCAAGATATGAAGGATACCACAAGTATACAAAGACTTGCTTCACATTCATAGCAAACAAATCTTCAGAAAGTAATCAAAAAAAATTACAAACTGAACTCTTCGCAGAAGAAGATAACATTAAATTTTTATTAAATAATCAGACAGAAGTGGAATATATTCTGCACAGTTCGGAACAATTCCCTGATTTTTCCGTAATTTTGCTGCCTGAAAATCTTGTGTTTCCAATTCAAGATTACAATTTGAGTTCCGAAGAAGAACTTTATCAAATAATACAATATTATGAATAA
- a CDS encoding response regulator transcription factor: MNILLLEDDLILSAELSKFLESNHFSTDRIYDGETLLRQIKNNSYDLFLLDINVPKINGLDVCQTIRTFDKSTPIIIISAYGDLSDKKDAFTRLADDYLVKPFQFEELLLRINSLLRRKMPSESADLDIIRIDDLIINKTEHKVFRAGNEIALTLKEFQLLTYLAEAQGRTVSKQQITENVWEHNFNTNTNTVEVYINFLRKKIDKDFKIKLIHTRSGFGYYLNPL, from the coding sequence ATGAACATTCTCCTTTTGGAAGACGATCTCATTCTCTCCGCAGAACTGAGTAAATTTTTAGAATCAAACCATTTTTCGACCGACAGAATTTATGACGGAGAAACTTTGTTGCGCCAGATAAAAAACAATTCCTATGACCTTTTTCTTTTAGATATTAATGTTCCTAAAATTAACGGTTTAGATGTTTGTCAGACGATACGAACTTTTGATAAGAGTACACCGATCATTATTATTTCGGCTTATGGTGATCTCTCAGATAAGAAAGATGCTTTTACAAGATTGGCAGATGACTATTTAGTTAAACCTTTCCAGTTTGAGGAACTTTTGCTGAGAATAAATTCGCTTTTGCGAAGAAAAATGCCGTCAGAAAGTGCTGATCTGGATATTATCAGAATAGACGATTTAATTATCAATAAGACCGAGCACAAAGTTTTTCGTGCGGGAAACGAAATTGCTCTTACCTTAAAAGAATTTCAGTTGCTGACGTATCTTGCAGAAGCACAAGGGCGAACGGTTTCTAAACAGCAAATTACAGAAAATGTTTGGGAGCATAATTTTAATACCAATACAAATACGGTCGAAGTTTATATCAATTTTCTCAGAAAAAAGATAGATAAAGATTTTAAAATTAAGCTTATCCACACGCGTTCAGGTTTCGGATATTATCTAAATCCTTTATAG
- a CDS encoding tyrosine-type recombinase/integrase, translating to MREKFLDYLQLEKRYSPHTITSYRRDLDDFYSFYLKTEGSENVMNADKKVIRNFIVELSENSISKRTINRKLSSLRSFYLFLLRLGEIEISPLETINSLKFYAEKQIPMSQEEMQNLQDDILEKSNDILDRCIIEVLYQTGIRKAELCGLIFESVNLEVQQLKILGKGNKERYIPISEDLAKLLLKYLQIRKPLEEYRSYFFVNKKGKKLTEKFVYVVVNKYLSLVTSKEKTSPHILRHSFATHVLDNGAEISKVKKILGHSSLASTQVYTNANIEQLKKVFNQAHPRAVKKEEL from the coding sequence ATGCGGGAGAAATTTTTAGACTATTTACAGCTCGAAAAGAGGTATTCGCCTCATACTATAACAAGCTACCGTAGAGATCTCGACGATTTTTATTCATTTTACCTTAAAACAGAAGGTTCAGAAAATGTAATGAATGCTGATAAAAAAGTAATCAGAAACTTCATTGTTGAATTGAGCGAAAACAGTATTTCTAAAAGGACGATTAACAGGAAATTGTCATCACTTCGAAGTTTTTATCTATTTCTCTTAAGATTGGGCGAAATCGAAATTTCACCTCTGGAAACAATCAACTCTCTGAAATTTTACGCTGAAAAACAAATTCCCATGTCTCAGGAAGAAATGCAGAATCTTCAGGACGATATTTTAGAAAAAAGTAATGATATATTAGATCGCTGCATCATAGAAGTTTTGTATCAAACCGGCATACGAAAGGCTGAACTTTGTGGCTTAATATTTGAAAGTGTAAATCTAGAAGTTCAACAGCTCAAAATCTTAGGAAAAGGAAATAAAGAAAGATACATTCCCATATCCGAAGATTTGGCTAAATTGCTTTTAAAATATCTACAAATACGAAAACCCTTGGAAGAGTATAGGTCTTATTTTTTTGTAAATAAGAAAGGTAAAAAACTCACTGAGAAATTTGTTTATGTGGTAGTTAATAAGTACCTTAGTCTTGTTACTTCGAAGGAAAAAACCAGTCCGCATATTCTTAGACATAGCTTTGCAACACATGTTTTAGATAACGGAGCTGAAATTTCTAAAGTAAAGAAAATATTAGGGCATTCTAGTCTTGCAAGCACACAGGTGTATACCAATGCCAATATAGAACAGTTGAAAAAAGTGTTTAATCAGGCTCATCCAAGAGCTGTCAAAAAAGAAGAATTATGA
- the rnc gene encoding ribonuclease III — MELQKYFSKFLLKQRKKVLTERDYFLSIELNKILGIPVQNIDFYREAFSIKSSSKNQDSNYERLEFLGDSVLGTIVSCHLFSTYPKGNEGYMTQMKSKIVNRKNLNKLGEDLKLTDLLQKNNNTVALGENIAGNLFEALVGAVYLDFQYDTCKKIVLERLLTPSEINKLENKIVSYKGLLLEWSQKKKLNIKYETCEEIQVNKSIVFRCHVWLGEEKIANATETSKKKAEEKAAQRAFYILNKKENILGNPKTV; from the coding sequence ATGGAGTTACAGAAATACTTTTCTAAATTCCTTCTCAAACAAAGAAAAAAAGTATTAACGGAAAGAGATTACTTTCTGAGCATTGAGCTTAATAAAATTTTAGGCATCCCTGTTCAGAATATAGACTTTTACCGCGAAGCATTTTCTATTAAAAGTTCTTCTAAAAATCAAGACAGTAATTACGAAAGGCTGGAGTTTTTGGGAGATTCTGTTTTGGGTACAATCGTCTCATGCCATTTGTTCAGTACCTATCCTAAAGGAAACGAGGGATATATGACTCAGATGAAATCTAAGATTGTAAATAGGAAAAACCTGAATAAATTAGGAGAAGATTTAAAACTTACCGACCTTTTACAGAAAAACAACAATACTGTTGCTTTAGGAGAAAATATTGCCGGAAATCTTTTTGAGGCCCTGGTTGGTGCTGTTTACTTAGATTTTCAATATGATACATGTAAAAAAATCGTATTGGAAAGACTTCTTACTCCATCAGAAATCAACAAGCTTGAAAACAAAATTGTAAGCTATAAAGGTCTATTACTTGAATGGAGCCAAAAGAAAAAGCTCAACATTAAGTACGAAACCTGTGAAGAAATTCAGGTGAACAAAAGTATTGTTTTCCGCTGTCATGTATGGTTGGGCGAAGAAAAAATCGCCAACGCCACAGAAACTTCTAAAAAGAAAGCAGAAGAAAAAGCAGCGCAGAGAGCATTTTATATTTTGAATAAAAAAGAAAATATACTTGGAAATCCAAAAACTGTATGA